Proteins from a genomic interval of Oreochromis aureus strain Israel breed Guangdong linkage group 6, ZZ_aureus, whole genome shotgun sequence:
- the galnt7 gene encoding N-acetylgalactosaminyltransferase 7 isoform X2 encodes MRLKVGFILRSLLVIGTFLGLLVLWSTLTPKANSDSPFEKRDDSLLPKGDLAEQFKPVMPWPHVEGVEVDLDSIRLKHGGADLPKDSKEQSNQKQVIQQQYVTFRPHTHAYTSPVLKKGILGNFEPKEPEPPGVPSGPGEGAKPFVLGPEYKDSVQASIKEFGFNMVASDMISLDRTINDIRHEECKYWHYDDRLLTSSVVIVFHNEGWSTLMRTVHSVIKRTPRRYLAEIVLIDDFSNKVHLKERLEEYIKQWNGLVKLFRNEKREGLIQARSIGAKKATKGQVLVYLDAHCEVGINWYAPLIAPISKDRTVCTVPLIDSIHGETFTFEPQGGGDSNGFARGAWDWSMLWKRIPLGAREHKLRKTQTEPYRSPAMAGGLFAIERDFFFELGLYDPGLQIWGGENFEISYKIWQCGGQLLFVPCSRVGHIYRLQGWQGNPPPAHVGSSPTLKNYVRVVEVWWDDYKDYFYASRPETLTLAYGDISDLKRFREEHRCKSFKWFMEEIAYDIPLHYPLPPKNVEWGEIRGFDTSYCIDSMGHTNGGNVELGPCHRMGGNQLFRINEANQLMQYDQCLTIGGDKSAIIITHCDTNQHMEWKYFKDLHRFTHVPTGKCLDRSDLLHKVFVSDCDTSKTTQKWEMNNIVAV; translated from the exons ATGAGGCTCAAAGTGGGATTCATTCTGCGGAGTCTGCTGGTCATCGGCACGTTTCTGGGCCTCTTGGTGCTCTGGTCCACCCTGACCCCCAAAGCCAACAGCGACAGCCCGTTTGAGAAAAGG GATGACAGCTTGTTGCCCAAAGGTGACCTTGCAGAGCAGTTTAAGCCTGTGATGCCCTGGCCTCATGTGGAGGGGGTGGAGGTCGACCTTGACTCCATCAGACTGAAACACG GAGGGGCCGACCTTCCCAAGGATTCAAAGGAGCAATCCAACCAGAAGCAGGTGATTCAACAGCAGTATGTGACATTCAGACCTCACACACATGCCTACACTAGCCCCGTCTTGAAGAAAGGTATCCTGGGAAATTTTGAGCCTAAGGAGCCTGAACCTCCAGGGGTCCCCAGTGGACCCGGAGAGGGTGCTAAGCCGTTTGTCCTGGGTCCAGAGTACAAAGACTCGGTTCAGGCCTCCATCAAAGAGTTTGGCTTCAACATGGTTGCTAGTGATATGATCTCACTGGACAGAACAATCAATGACATACGCCATGAAGA GTGTAAGTACTGGCACTACGACGACAGACTGCTCACATCCAGTGTGGTGATAGTCTTCCATAACGAAGGCTGGTCAACGCTGATGAGGACTGTCCACAGTGTCATTAAGAGGACTCCTCGCAGGTACCTGGCTGAGATTGTCCTGATTGATGACTTCAGTAACAAAG TCCATCTGAAGGAGCGCCTGGAGGAGTACATCAAGCAGTGGAACGGCCTCGTCAAACTCTTCAGGAATGAGAAGAGGGAAGGATTAATACAGGCCAGGAGCATTGGAGCCAAGAAGGCCACCAAAGGACAG GTGCTGGTCTACCTGGATGCTCACTGTGAGGTCGGGATCAACTGGTATGCTCCACTGATCGCTCCCATTTCAAAGGACag AACGGTGTGTACGGTGCCTCTGATCGACTCCATCCACGGCGAGACGTTCACCTTTGAGCCCCAGGGTGGAGGAGACAGCAATGGTTTTGCTAGAGGCGCCTGGGATTGgagcatgctgtggaagagaatcCCTCTGGGAGCCAGGGAAcataaactgagaaaaactcAGACTGAGCCATATAG GTCTCCAGCCATGGCAGGAGGTCTCTTTGCTATAGAAAGAGACTTTTTCTTTGAGCTGGGACTGTACGACCCTGGACTGCAGATATGGGGAGGGGAGAATTTTGAAATATCATACAAG ATCTGGCAATGTGGTGGCCAGCTGCTCTTTGTGCCCTGTTCCCGCGTCGGCCACATCTACAGACTTCAGGGATGGCAAGGCAACCCTCCGCCAGCACATGTTGGATCCTCACCTACTCTCAAG AACTATGTTCGTGTTGTGGAGGTTTGGTGGGACGACTATAAGGACTACTTCTACGCCAGCCGGCCTGAAACTCTCACTCTGGCCTACGGAGACATCAGTGACCTTAAACGATTCAG ggaGGAACATCGATGCAAAAGTTTCAAGTGGTTCATGGAGGAAATAGCATATGACATTCCACTGCACTACCCACTTCCTCCTAAAAATGTAGAGTGGGGGGAG ATCCGGGGCTTCGACACCAGTTACTGCATCGACAGCATGGGACACACTAACGGAGGGAATGTAGAGCTGGGCCCGTGCCACAGGATGGGTGGAAACCAG CTGTTCCGCATCAATGAAGCCAACCAGCTGATGCAGTATGATCAGTGCCTGACCATAGGAGGCGACAAGTCTGCTATCATCATCACACACTGTGACACGAACCAGCACATGGAGTGGAAGTACTTCAag GATCTGCATCGATTCACTCATGTGCCAACAG GAAAATGTCTGGACCGCTCCGACCTGCTTCACAAAGTGTTCGTATCAGACTGTGACACCAGTAAAACCACTCAGAAATGGGAGATGAATAACATCGTGGCTGTGTGA
- the galnt7 gene encoding N-acetylgalactosaminyltransferase 7 isoform X1, with translation MRLKVGFILRSLLVIGTFLGLLVLWSTLTPKANSDSPFEKRDDSLLPKGDLAEQFKPVMPWPHVEGVEVDLDSIRLKHGGADLPKDSKEQSNQKQVIQQQYVTFRPHTHAYTSPVLKKGILGNFEPKEPEPPGVPSGPGEGAKPFVLGPEYKDSVQASIKEFGFNMVASDMISLDRTINDIRHEECKYWHYDDRLLTSSVVIVFHNEGWSTLMRTVHSVIKRTPRRYLAEIVLIDDFSNKVHLKERLEEYIKQWNGLVKLFRNEKREGLIQARSIGAKKATKGQVLVYLDAHCEVGINWYAPLIAPISKDRTVCTVPLIDYIDGNEYSMEPQQGGDEDGLARGAWDWSLLWKRVPLSQREKAKRTHTTQPYRSPAMAGGLFAIERDFFFELGLYDPGLQIWGGENFEISYKIWQCGGQLLFVPCSRVGHIYRLQGWQGNPPPAHVGSSPTLKNYVRVVEVWWDDYKDYFYASRPETLTLAYGDISDLKRFREEHRCKSFKWFMEEIAYDIPLHYPLPPKNVEWGEIRGFDTSYCIDSMGHTNGGNVELGPCHRMGGNQLFRINEANQLMQYDQCLTIGGDKSAIIITHCDTNQHMEWKYFKDLHRFTHVPTGKCLDRSDLLHKVFVSDCDTSKTTQKWEMNNIVAV, from the exons ATGAGGCTCAAAGTGGGATTCATTCTGCGGAGTCTGCTGGTCATCGGCACGTTTCTGGGCCTCTTGGTGCTCTGGTCCACCCTGACCCCCAAAGCCAACAGCGACAGCCCGTTTGAGAAAAGG GATGACAGCTTGTTGCCCAAAGGTGACCTTGCAGAGCAGTTTAAGCCTGTGATGCCCTGGCCTCATGTGGAGGGGGTGGAGGTCGACCTTGACTCCATCAGACTGAAACACG GAGGGGCCGACCTTCCCAAGGATTCAAAGGAGCAATCCAACCAGAAGCAGGTGATTCAACAGCAGTATGTGACATTCAGACCTCACACACATGCCTACACTAGCCCCGTCTTGAAGAAAGGTATCCTGGGAAATTTTGAGCCTAAGGAGCCTGAACCTCCAGGGGTCCCCAGTGGACCCGGAGAGGGTGCTAAGCCGTTTGTCCTGGGTCCAGAGTACAAAGACTCGGTTCAGGCCTCCATCAAAGAGTTTGGCTTCAACATGGTTGCTAGTGATATGATCTCACTGGACAGAACAATCAATGACATACGCCATGAAGA GTGTAAGTACTGGCACTACGACGACAGACTGCTCACATCCAGTGTGGTGATAGTCTTCCATAACGAAGGCTGGTCAACGCTGATGAGGACTGTCCACAGTGTCATTAAGAGGACTCCTCGCAGGTACCTGGCTGAGATTGTCCTGATTGATGACTTCAGTAACAAAG TCCATCTGAAGGAGCGCCTGGAGGAGTACATCAAGCAGTGGAACGGCCTCGTCAAACTCTTCAGGAATGAGAAGAGGGAAGGATTAATACAGGCCAGGAGCATTGGAGCCAAGAAGGCCACCAAAGGACAG GTGCTGGTCTACCTGGATGCTCACTGTGAGGTCGGGATCAACTGGTATGCTCCACTGATCGCTCCCATTTCAAAGGACag GACAGTATGCACAGTGCCCCTGATAGACTATATAGATGGTAATGAGTACAGTATGGAGCCCCAGCAAGGCGGAGACGAGGACGGCCTGGCTAGAGGAGCGTGGGACTGGAGCCTGCTCTGGAAGAGAGTACCACTTAGCCAGAGAGAGAAGGCCAAGAGAACACACACCACCCAGCCTTACCg GTCTCCAGCCATGGCAGGAGGTCTCTTTGCTATAGAAAGAGACTTTTTCTTTGAGCTGGGACTGTACGACCCTGGACTGCAGATATGGGGAGGGGAGAATTTTGAAATATCATACAAG ATCTGGCAATGTGGTGGCCAGCTGCTCTTTGTGCCCTGTTCCCGCGTCGGCCACATCTACAGACTTCAGGGATGGCAAGGCAACCCTCCGCCAGCACATGTTGGATCCTCACCTACTCTCAAG AACTATGTTCGTGTTGTGGAGGTTTGGTGGGACGACTATAAGGACTACTTCTACGCCAGCCGGCCTGAAACTCTCACTCTGGCCTACGGAGACATCAGTGACCTTAAACGATTCAG ggaGGAACATCGATGCAAAAGTTTCAAGTGGTTCATGGAGGAAATAGCATATGACATTCCACTGCACTACCCACTTCCTCCTAAAAATGTAGAGTGGGGGGAG ATCCGGGGCTTCGACACCAGTTACTGCATCGACAGCATGGGACACACTAACGGAGGGAATGTAGAGCTGGGCCCGTGCCACAGGATGGGTGGAAACCAG CTGTTCCGCATCAATGAAGCCAACCAGCTGATGCAGTATGATCAGTGCCTGACCATAGGAGGCGACAAGTCTGCTATCATCATCACACACTGTGACACGAACCAGCACATGGAGTGGAAGTACTTCAag GATCTGCATCGATTCACTCATGTGCCAACAG GAAAATGTCTGGACCGCTCCGACCTGCTTCACAAAGTGTTCGTATCAGACTGTGACACCAGTAAAACCACTCAGAAATGGGAGATGAATAACATCGTGGCTGTGTGA